Sequence from the Corallococcus sp. EGB genome:
GCCGGAGGGGCTGCGCACGGCCGCGGTGTCCGGCGCGGCGTCCGTGGAGGTGCCTCGCGCGCTGGTGCAGGCGGCGCTGGAGCGCAAGGAGTTGGGGCGGACGGATACGGCGCTGTGCTCGCCGCTGGTGGCTTCGGGCGGGATGCCCTTTGGCGTGCTCTACGTGGAGCGCGAGGAGTCGCCGTTCACCGAGGGCGAGGGGCAGTTGCTCGCGTCGCTGGGGCGGCTGGGCGGCGAGGCCTATACGGCGGTGCGCTCGCGCGGTGAGGCGGAGGCCGCGGAGACGCCGTGGGTGACGCCGCTGGGGACGTCGCGGGTGTTCCGGGGCGTGTTGGAGGAAGCGCGGCGGGCGGCGGGCAGCGCCGCCCCGGTGGTGCTGTATGGCGAACCCGGTACGGGCAAGGCGTTGCTGGCGCACTTCCTCCACGGCAAGTCACCGCGCGCGCTGGGGCCGTGGGTGACGGTGGAGTGCCGGCAGCCGCTGGAGGCCGTGGAGGTGGCGCTCTTCGGCCGCGCGGGCTCGCCCGGCCAGCCACCGGTGACGTCCGCGGTGCTGCGAGCGGACGCGGGCACGCTGCTGTTGCGCCACGTGGAGGCGCTTCCCCGGCAGGCGGCGGAGCGGCTGGCGCGGATGCTGGCCCGGCGCGCGGCTCCGGCCCGGCAGGGGGGAGAGGAGCCCGTGGACGTGCGCATCGTCGCCACCAGCGCGTCGCCGGTGTCGCGGCTCGCGTCGCGGGGCGAGTTCGACGCGGCGCTGGCCCGGGGGCTCACGGGGTTCGAGATGGAAGTGCCTCCCCTGCGGGAGCGGCGGGCCGACGTACCGGTGCTGCTGGAGCACTTCGTCCTGCGCGGTGCCCGGCAGGGCGGGCGGGAGGCGCCGGTGCTGGGACCGGAGGCCCGGCGCCTGTTGGCGGAGTACCCGTGGCCGCAGAACGTGCGCGAACTGGAGTTGGTCGCGGAGCGGCTGGGGCGCGTGTACGCGGCGGGCCACGTGGGCATTCCGCAGCTGCCGCCCGAGGTGCGCGAGGGCGTGGTGGGGCACGCGCCGCGCACGTTGCAGGAGCAGGTGGCCCGCCTGGAGCGCGACGCCATCGCGGAGGCCCTTCGCGAGTCCGGCTGGAAGAAGGTCCGCGCGGCGGAGCTGCTGGGCATCAGCCGGCCCACGCTCGACCGGAAGATGGAGGAGTACGGGCTGACGCTGGAGCGGGGGACCCGCGGTTGAGCGCTCAGGCCTTGGTGATGGCGCCGTCCTTGCGGCGGCTGAGCAACACCCCCGTGAGGATGAGCGCCGCGCCGAGCATCTGGAGCAGGGTGGGGCGCTCGCCGCGGACGGCCCAGGCGGTGAGGGCGGCGACCACGGGGATGCCGGTGCCGTAGAGCGTCGTGCGGTTGGTGCCCACCTGCTGCACGCTGCGGAACCACACGAAGTACGCGAGCACCAGCGGCACCAGCGCCGAATACACGAGCGCCACCCAGCCCGCGGCGCTCACGCGCGACGTGTCCATCTCGATGACCTGGGAGGCGCCGGCCAGCACGACGCCCGGGGCTCCCGTGAGCATGGTGATGGCGGTGACGCGCAGCGCGGACACGCCGTCGCCCACGGCGCGCGTGCCCACCGTGTAGATGGACCAGCACAGCGAGCTGCCGACAATCAGCGCGTCGCCCATCCACGTCGCCGCGCCCAGGTTGGGGCCTCGGGCTCCGACGACGAGCAGCGTGCCCACCACCGCGAGGGAGAGCCCCGCGACGACGGGCCGCCGCAGCCGTTCGATGCCCAGCGCCGCGCCCAGCGCCGCCGTCACCACCGGGCTCACCGCCGTGAGCATGCCGCTGTTGGCCGCCGTGGTCCTCGACAGCCCCTCGATGAAGCACAGCTGGTACAGCGTGTTGCCCACGAACCCCAGCGCGGTCAGCCGCAGGAGCGTCTTCCACGGCATCGGCTTGTGGCCCTCCACCGCGAGCAGCACGAGCCCCATCGCGAGCGCCGCGAGCCCGAAGCGCAGCGACATGAAGGCCCGCGCCGGCATGCCCTCCAGCGCGTCCTTCACGAGGGTGTAGTTCGTCCCCCAGACGACCACGACGGCGATCATCGCCAGGTCCGAGGTGGAGAGGAGACGGGCAGGCGCTGCGACCGCGGGCGACGAGGTGCTCACGGCGGCGGGGCATAGGGCGGCGCGGTTCCGGATGCAACCCACGGAGCCGCAACGAACAGGCGCCTTCCATGCCACACGGCCCGGTCACCGACACGCACGCGCGGTGCTCTCCCACCCGCAGTCGACGGCGCGCCGACGTTTCCCCGCGCCCGTGCTTGTCCGGCCGCCCGGGCCATGGCGTAAATGCCCGCCCATGGACTTCCGCTATTCGGACGAGGTGCGGCGCGCGAAGGACTCCGGGCAGCCGCTGGTGGCGCTGGAGACGAGCGTCGTCGCGCAGGGCCTGCCGTATCCCGACAACCTGGCCGCGGCTCGCGCGTGCGAGGAGGCCATCCGCCGCGCTGGCGCCGTGCCCGCGCCCATCGCGCTGGTGGACGGCGAGGTGTGGATCGGCCTGGAGGACGCCGCGCTGCGCCGGCTGGCCGAGGGCAAGGAGAAGCTCCTCAAGGTGGGCTCGCGCGACCTAGCCGTGGCGGTGGCCACCCGCGCCAGCGGCGGCACCACGGTGAGCGCCACGTGCGAGCTGGCCGCGGCGGCCGGCATCCGCGTCTTCTCCACCGGCGGCATCGGCGGCGTGCACCGCGGGGCTTCCGAGCACTGGGACATCTCGCAGGACATCGCGGCGCTGTCGCGCTACCCCGTCGCCGTGGTGTGCGCGGGCGCCAAGTCCGTGTTGGACCTGCCCAAGACGATGGAGCTCCTGGAGACCGCGGGCGTGCCCGTCATCGGCGTGGGCACGAACGAGCTGCCGTCCTTCTACAGCCGCGAGTCCGGCCTCTCTCTGGAGCATCGCGCGGACGACGCGGAGACCGCCGCGCGCATCGCCCACGCGCGCTTCGAGACGCTGGGGCAGGGCGGGGTGCTCTACACCGTGCCGCCGCCGGCGGAGGCCGCGCTGCCCCGCAACGACGTGGAGCTGCACATCGCGTCCGCGCTGGCGGACGCGGAGCGGCAGGGCGTGCGCGGCAAGGCCGTGACGCCGTTCCTCCTGGGCGAGATGGCCCGGCGCACCGGCGGCAAGAGCCTCAAGACGAACCTGGCGCTCCTGGAGAACAACGCGCGCTTCGCGGGGGCGCTGGCCGTGGCCTACGCCCGCCTCGCGAAGCGCTGAAGCGGCGGTCTCAGGCCGCGCGGCGCTGGAACCAGGACATCAGGTCCTCCAGCGCCGCGCGGTCCACTTCGTCGAAGGTGTTCTTGTGCTCGGAGTCGATGTCGAGCACCGCGAGGAGCTCGCGGTTGCGCCCGTACACCGGCACGACGATCTCCGACGCGGAGCGCCCGTCGCAGGTGATGTGGCCCGGGAACGCGTGCACGTCCGGCACCACCACCGTCTCGCCCCTGGCTGCGGACGTGCCGCACACGCCCTTGCCGAAGGCGATCTCCAGGCACCCGAGCGTCCCCTGGTAGGGGCCCACGCGCAGCAGCTTCCCGGGCGTCACCACCCGGTAGAAGCCCGTCCACAGGTGGCCGAAGGCGTTGTGCAGCAGGCAGCTCATCGTCGCCATCGCGCAGATGTCATCATCCACGCCCTCGAGGATGGCGAGCGCGTGCGCCTTCAGCTCGGCGTATGCCTCGGTCTTGGGCTGACCGCGCAGATCCAGGGTGACTTCGGCCATGATGGAGTCCTCTGTCAGGAGTTCAGTCCCGCCCCTTCTAACAACCCTCGTGCCGGCTGGCACTGGAGGTCGTGTGGAACCGCTCGTCCTGGATTCGAAAACCCGCCTGCTCGTGCTCACCGGTGCCGGAGTCTCCGCGGAGAGCGGAGTGCCCACGTTCCGGGGGATGAACGGCCTGTGGGAGAACCACCCCGTGGAGGCCGTGGCGTCGCCGCAGGGCTTCGAGGCGAACCCCGCGCTCGTCTGGCGCTTCTACTCGCAGCGTCGCTCGGGGGCGGCGGACGTGAAGCCCAACCCGGGCCACGACGCGCTGGTCCGCTGGGAGGAGCACCTGGGCGACCGCTTCCTGTTGGCCACGCAGAACGTGGACGGCCTGCACACGAAGGCAGGCAGCCAGCGCGTGGTGGACATGCACGGCAACCTCTTCCGCACGAAGTGCGCGGACTGCCGGCGTGAGCCCTTCGCCGACACCACGGTGCACGCGTCGGGCACGGTGCCCCGGTGCGACAGCTGCGGAGGCCGGCTGCGGCCGGACATCGTCTGGTTCGGGGAGATGCTGGACCCGGACCACCTGGCGCGCATTGGCGAGTTCATCACGCGCAAGGACGGCACGCGGCTGGTGTTCCTGGCCGCGGGCACGTCTGGCGCGGTGTGGCCGGCGGCGGGCATCGTGGACGAGGTGCGCTCCGTGCGCGGGGACACGTGGCTCGTGAACTACGAGTCCGCCGCGAACACGGAGCGCTTCCACCACTTCGTCCAGGGCATGAGCGGGCAGGTGCTGCCCACCCTGGCGAAGCTCGCCTGAGGCCCGGGGGCTTACGGTCCGCGGAGGACCGTGAGCCCCTGGTTGGTGAGGACGAGCAGCATGCTCGGCGTCACGGTGGGCTCGTAGACCATCTGCAGCACGCGCTGCCCGGAGACCTCGCGGACCGGGGCCAGCGTGGTGCCGTCCGCCTCCAGCCGCCAGAGGCCCGCGCCGTCGGTGCCGATGTAGAGCGCGCCGTCATCCGTCGCCTTGAGTGACAGGATGCGGTTGGACGGCAGGCCCGCGAGCTTCGACCAGTCGCCCGTGGAGCGGCTCTTCGGCGTCAGCGCCCAGACGCCGTACTGCTCGCTGCCCAGGTAGTAGCGGCCCGAGCGGACCTGTTCGAAGGCGCGCCAGTAGTCGTCGGTGGCCTGGCCGTTGAGCACCTGGTTGTAGCTCTTGAAGGTCCAGGGCGTGGGGCCATCCCAGGTCTGCTCGCGGTCCCACTCCTCCAGATTGGGGCTGGGGACGAGCACGCCGACCATCTGCTCATTGGCGACGAGGACGTCGCCGTTCAGCCCGATGCCCAGGCCGTACATGTATGGGCACTGGAGCGAGCCCCACTCCGAGCCGTCTTCGAAGAGGTACCAGCCCGGGTGGCGGTGGCTGTTGTAGGTGAGCCCCTGGATGCGCGTCGCGCCGTGGTTGGTGGTGATGTAGAGGTCGCCGCGGTCGCGGCCGCGCGTCACGCGGGCGCAGTTGAGGACGGTGCGGTCCTCCTCGTAGTGGAAGTCATTGGTGTTGTGGATGCCCGCCTGGCGGCCCGCGTTCGCCGCGCCGGTGGTGCGCCAGAGGTGCTCCTCGAGTTTGACGCTGCCGTCGGGCTGGAGGCGGACCGCGTCGAGGTCGCCCTTGCGGTACTCGGCGAAGCGCTCGGCGGAGTAGCCTGCCTCGCCCTTCCAGGGGATGTACGTGCGTTGGTCGATGCCCTCCGAGCGCTTCATCTCGTCGGCGGCGTAGCCCACGTAGGCGCGTCCGGCCTCGCCGCCGCAGATGACGGTGGAGCCGGTCGCGAGCGAATCGCGGCTGAACGGTTCGGCCGCCTGCCCGACGTTGGCGGTCCACGTGGGCTGGGTGTCGCCCGGGCGCAGCACGCCGATGCGGCGGCCGTCGAGGAGCCAGAGGTTGAGCCCTTCATCGAGCCCGACGCTCTGGGGTTTGTCGACACCGAAGGTGCGCGTGTAGTCGAGCACCGCGGCCGTGGGCCAGGGCCCCGCGTCGGGTGTTTCGCCGGTGCCTGCATCGGGCGCTGGCGTCATCCCTGAGTCCGGGGTTCCGCCCGCATCGGGTGTCCCTCCATCTTCGCCCGGAGGGACCGTGCCGGCGTCTGGAACGGAACCCGGTGGGGGGAGCGAGGGAACTTCGTTTCCATCGGACGGATCCGTGATGGAGCCGTCCTGCGGATCAACTGTCGAGGAGTCGTCGCTGCAACCCGCCGACAACAAAGCCATGACCACCAGCCCCGTCCCCAACACGCCTGCTCGAATACCCATTCCGTGTCTTCCTCCACGGAGACTTCATGGCAAGACCCGGGCCAGCGGGGTTCGTACTCTCGGGCTTGATGAGAGGCTCCTGCGCGCTCGCGCGCTCGCGCCCAGGTGGCACGCGGGTCCATTCGTTGACTGCTTTTGCGCCGGAACTGTCGGCGGGCGCGTGTCCCATGGGGGCAATACCGTTCTTGAGCAGGCACGCCCGGCCCCAGGCATCGCGAAGGACCGCCAGATGAAACGCGTGGGTCGCCGAGCCACCGGGCGCTGGTGTGTGTGTCAGACGGGCCCGAGCCTTCGCGTCAACGCGGCTCGTGCGCGGCCGGTGTCTGGCGTGCGTTTGAGTACCCTTCGCCCCGAGCCCCGCCGTGTCTCACGAACGCTTCACGACCAGCCGCGAGGTGTACCACCGCATCCGGTGGGACTCGCGGCTCGATGCCCGCGAGTTCGTCATCGGTTACGACGCGCACCGCGGCGCGATGCAGGAGATGCCCCTCGAGGCGTTTGTCCCCGACGGCGAGATCCCGTGGCACCGCGTCTGGTACTTCAAGCGCGGGACCCTGGTGGTGTGGGACCGCAAGGAACGCATCGACCTCCTCGGCAATGCCGGGCCCGCGGAGGAGCCCGCGCAACCTCCGCCTGTCGCGGTGCCGGGCTTCACACCCTTGCCCGCATGGAAATACGACGGGCGCTCGGGTGCGTGGGCCCAGGCCTCATCTGCGCCGGGCCCCTCGCTCCCCGCGGCGGCCACGCTGACAGTCGTCACCTTCAACGTCCTCTTCGACCTGTACGACGCGGAGTTGCTGGCGACCGAGCGCAGGACCCCGGCGGCGCTCGCGCTGCTCCGTGAGACGGACGCGGACGTCATCGCGCTCCAGGAGGTCACTCCAGCGTTCCTCCGGGCCCTGCTCGCCGAACCCTGGGTTCGCGAGCGCTACTGGCTGACGGACGGTCCCAGCGCGCAGACCGTGACTCCCTATGGTCAGGTGCTCCTGTCGCGCGTGCCGCTCGCATCCGTGTGGCAGCGCGCCTTCTCGCGGGACAAGCGGTTCATCACCGCGGAGCTTCGCCTCTCGGGCGGCACGGCATGGGTGGCCACGCCTCACCTGACGAGCAACCGGGACGCGTCTGGAGCCTCGGCGCGTGCGGTGCAGGTCGATGCGCTTCTTGAATGGGCCCGGACACTCGGTTCCACGAATGAGCTTGATGCTCCGGACCTGGTGGTGGCCGGTGACTTCAACTTCGGTGATGGTGCGCCGGAAGCGGAGTCCTTCGCGCGCGCGGGCTTCGTGGATGTCTGGTCCTCCCTGCGGCCTTCGGAAGCAGGGGAGACATTCAACCCCCAGTTGAACGCCCTGGCGGCGCTCACCACCGTTTCGGGACGGCTCGCGCGGTTGGACCGGGTGCTGGTGGCATCTCCCACAGGGCGCTTCGCTCCAGAGTCCGTGGGCCTCTTCGCGGAAGCCCCGCTCGCGGGATCGCCCGCGCCCTCGGGGAAGCCCCTCTTCGTCTCGGACCATTTCGGGCTGCGCTGTGTCCTGCGCCGGGAATCGGTTTCATCCGCTGCGGACGGCGCCGCGCGGACCTCCACGACGCTCGTCCATCACACGGCCCTGGTGCTGATTCCGCCGGAGGAAGTCTGGGGGCCCATCCAGGCGCTGCGCAAGAAGCACGACGCGAAGTTCCAGCGGTGGATGCCCCACATCACGCTGCTGTATCCCTTCGTTCCGGAAGAGGACTTCGAGACGGCAGAGGCCATCCTCGTGGATGCCCTCCAGGGCGTCGCACCCTTCGAGGTGACGCTCTCCGCGTTCGGCCACTTCGAGCACCGCGCCAACGCGACCGCGTGGCTCCGTCCCGATGCTCAGCCCTCCGGTGCGCTGGCGGCCTTGCACGCGAAGCTCGTGGCGGCCTTGCCCGAATGCGCCACCTCCGCTCATGGTGGCTTCACGCCCCACCTCTCCGTCGGGCAGCTCCCGCTCTCCACGGACATCCCCCGCACGCTCGCCGAGTGGCAGCGCTCCTGGCGGTCGCTGAAGTTCCACGTGGGCGAGCTGTGCCTCATCCGGAGGAAGGGCGATACACCCTTCGAGATCATCCGGCGCATCCCCCTGGCACAGCCATCACGGACAGCGCCGGAGCACGAGGACACGGCACTGCACGAAGTGCTGACGTCCATTGGCGCCACCGGGTCACCCGAGGGGCACGCCGCCCGGACCGCGGCGGTGGAGCAACTGCGCGCACACTGCGAACGGATCGGCGCCACGCTGCATCCGTATGGCTCGTATCTCCTGGGCACGGACGGCGCGGGCAGCGACGTGGACGCTGTCGCCATCGGACCGGCGAACCTGCCCCGTGACGACTTCGCGCGGGCGCTCCTCCAGGAACTGGAACCGGGCACGGCCCGCTACGTGGCGGACGCCTCCATCCCGCTGGTGAAGTTGTCCCTCGGGGGCGTGAGCTTCGACCTGGCCTACGCGAGCCGTCCCGAGGGCGTGCCTCCGGAAGAACCCCTGATGCGGATCGAGCAGCATGGTTCGGAGCTCGACCCCGCGGGCCTCCGCGCCGTGCTGGGGTGGGCCGACACGTCGAGCTTGATGGATGCCATTGCTCGCGACAGCGGACGGACCGAACGGTTCCGGACCCTGCTGCGCGCTGTGAAGGCCTGGGCCCGAGCCCGAGGCATCTACTCCCATGCGTTGGGTTATCTCGGTGGGTTGTCGTGGACGCTGCTCGCGGCTTGGACCTGCACCCGCGCGACCCCGGAGGCCATGCGGTCCGACGTGGCACTGCTCGCGCACTTCTTCGGAACCTTTGCTTCCTGGCCGTGGCCCCAGCCGGTGACGCTCACGGCCGAGACGGCGCGCTACCGGCCCGAAGGCAAGCGCGACCTCCTGCCCGTCATTGCTCCCGCGCTCCCGGCTCGAAACACCGCGCGCAATGTGTCGCGGTCCACGTTCCGCGTCCTCCGGGACGAACTGCTTCGCGCCCGCGAGCTCGTGGCTCACGCGTGTGCTGCGGGCACCGCCTCCACATGGTCCGCGCTCTTCCTGCCCCTCGCCGCCAACGAGCTCCCCCCGGTGGCGTTGCGCCTGTCCGCCGAGGCTTCCTCCGCCGAGGACCGGGAAGTCGTCGCGGGGTGGATCCTCGGGCACGTCACGGCCCTGGTGTATCGGCTGGAAGGAGACCGGCGTCTCTTCGTGCGTCCGCTCCATCCGCCACAGGCCGGAGGACCGCTGCTCATCGGGTTGGAGGTGCGCGAAGCACGGGACGCCGCGGCGTTGTCATGGCATCCCTCGAGTCCGCTGTTCGCGGCCGTGGAGGCGTTCCGCGCGTCCTTCCAGGAGTGGACGCACCGCCCCGCCGGCGCGGTGCTCCAGGTCGAGTGGGTGCGAGGCAATGACAGCGCACGGAGCGCTACGCCCGCTCCGTAGCACCTGTCAGCCAGACACCCTCGTTACTTCGCGCCCTCGAGCCACGAACCCCAGCGCACGATCCGCGTGCCGCCCTCGGACTCGCGCTTGCCGCCCGTCACCACGCGCTCGGTGCTGTTGGCGAGCGGCTGGAAGCGCGCCTCGTAGGGCAGACCCGCGAGCCCTGGCGCCCACGGGTCGGCCGCGTAGGTCTGCGTGAAGACGCGCTCGGTGCCCTCGACGTTCTCCTGGCTCAGCTCGGTGAGCGCGGGCACCTCATGGCCCTCCGCGCTGAACGTGCCCTTCGTGCCAGAGGCCGCCGCGGCGGGCGGCCAGTCTCCCGCGGCCAGCACCTCCCACGGCATCCCCAGCAGCAGCTCCTCCAGGGGCTCCGGCTCCGCCTGGGAGAAGTCAGAGCAGGGGACGGTGTTGGACTCGACAGGGGCCTCGGCGCGCAGGAGGTACCCGCGCTCCGCGGTGAAGCACACGCGCCGCACACCGTGCTCAGGGTCCACGTCCACGTTGCGCTCGTAGTACGCGCCCGGGCCCAGGGGCCGCTCCAGCGCGGGCGCCGGGGCGCTGGCCTCCGCCGCGCCCTCACGGACCTCCAGCAGCGTCAGCTGCACGCCTCCCGGAACGCGGAAGCCGGCCGACTCCGTGGCCGCTTCAATCAGACCGCGCGTGAGATACAGCGGGCCCGGCGTGTTGGCGTACACGCGCGTGCGCAGCGGGCCGTCGAAGGAACGCTGGTCGGCGACGTAACGCACGGCCTCCCAGCTCCGTCCCGCCTTGGACGCAACCTCGGCGGTGGCCTTGCCTCCATACGGCACATCGAGCGGGCGCGTCGTGTCCGAGCGCACCGGGATGAGCAGCTCCCGAGCCAACCGCGCCTGGGCCAGCGGCCCGCCGCGCTCATCGCTGAAGGCCACGCGCACCCACACCCAGGGTTGCTCCACGGCCACCACTTCCAGCGTCAGCTGCCCCTGGAGCGTGCGCGCGGCGCCACCCGCGCGAGGCTCCGGCCCCTGCGTCGCGCTGAAGGCGTAGTGGACCCCATCACCCACGCGTGCGCGCGCCCAGCCTTCAGCGGCCTGGACGGACGCGGTGTCCTGGGCCCGCGTGTCGGAAGGAGTCGGGCCGCTCGACTTCGTGCTCTCGCAGCCGGGGAGGAACGACAGGGCCGCGCCCAACAGCGCGGCGAACGGAAGGGAAGGGCGCATGAACATGACGACGCGATACCCCGGGAACGGATTCACTCCCAGCTCTCACGAGATATGCATGTATTCCATGGATTGTGGGAGTAAATGCGACCCAGGGGTGAGTGACTGATGATTAGACACCCCTGCCCTAAAATCAGTGAGTTCCCGGGTGCCAAATAAAAACCTTGTCACAACAGGGACTTGTGACTCTGCCCGTTACGACCCGTTACGCTCGGATTCTTGGAAGCTGGAGTGTGAGCACTCCAGGCAATTCAACAAAAGCGGGTTATTCCCTCTGAGGGCCGACTGGCCCGGCAGTTGCTCAGTGGGTGGGCAAGCTGACCGCGGCTGACGGCAAGTCAGGCGGCAGCGGATCTCCCCCGAACCCGAGGAACGACTCATGTTCAAGAAGGCGGCAGTCCTCGTCGTGAGCTGTGGTGCGCTGCTGGCTGGCTGCGGTAACGACGTGGAGAGCGAGAACCAGGAAATCGTTTCGAACCTGATCGAGGCCGGCTTCCCCGCGGACGACATCATGGTCGCGGACGGTCGGGTGTACGTGGGCCGTGACGCGCACGTGACGCTGGAGGCCTCGCGCGAGATGCTCCAGACCGGCAAGGAGACCCAGGAGCAGTACCGCACGACGAACCTGGTCTCCACGT
This genomic interval carries:
- a CDS encoding DUF6068 family protein, which encodes MRPSLPFAALLGAALSFLPGCESTKSSGPTPSDTRAQDTASVQAAEGWARARVGDGVHYAFSATQGPEPRAGGAARTLQGQLTLEVVAVEQPWVWVRVAFSDERGGPLAQARLARELLIPVRSDTTRPLDVPYGGKATAEVASKAGRSWEAVRYVADQRSFDGPLRTRVYANTPGPLYLTRGLIEAATESAGFRVPGGVQLTLLEVREGAAEASAPAPALERPLGPGAYYERNVDVDPEHGVRRVCFTAERGYLLRAEAPVESNTVPCSDFSQAEPEPLEELLLGMPWEVLAAGDWPPAAAASGTKGTFSAEGHEVPALTELSQENVEGTERVFTQTYAADPWAPGLAGLPYEARFQPLANSTERVVTGGKRESEGGTRIVRWGSWLEGAK
- a CDS encoding DMT family transporter — translated: MIAVVVVWGTNYTLVKDALEGMPARAFMSLRFGLAALAMGLVLLAVEGHKPMPWKTLLRLTALGFVGNTLYQLCFIEGLSRTTAANSGMLTAVSPVVTAALGAALGIERLRRPVVAGLSLAVVGTLLVVGARGPNLGAATWMGDALIVGSSLCWSIYTVGTRAVGDGVSALRVTAITMLTGAPGVVLAGASQVIEMDTSRVSAAGWVALVYSALVPLVLAYFVWFRSVQQVGTNRTTLYGTGIPVVAALTAWAVRGERPTLLQMLGAALILTGVLLSRRKDGAITKA
- a CDS encoding two-component regulator propeller domain-containing protein → MTPAPDAGTGETPDAGPWPTAAVLDYTRTFGVDKPQSVGLDEGLNLWLLDGRRIGVLRPGDTQPTWTANVGQAAEPFSRDSLATGSTVICGGEAGRAYVGYAADEMKRSEGIDQRTYIPWKGEAGYSAERFAEYRKGDLDAVRLQPDGSVKLEEHLWRTTGAANAGRQAGIHNTNDFHYEEDRTVLNCARVTRGRDRGDLYITTNHGATRIQGLTYNSHRHPGWYLFEDGSEWGSLQCPYMYGLGIGLNGDVLVANEQMVGVLVPSPNLEEWDREQTWDGPTPWTFKSYNQVLNGQATDDYWRAFEQVRSGRYYLGSEQYGVWALTPKSRSTGDWSKLAGLPSNRILSLKATDDGALYIGTDGAGLWRLEADGTTLAPVREVSGQRVLQMVYEPTVTPSMLLVLTNQGLTVLRGP
- a CDS encoding NAD-dependent deacylase, with amino-acid sequence MEPLVLDSKTRLLVLTGAGVSAESGVPTFRGMNGLWENHPVEAVASPQGFEANPALVWRFYSQRRSGAADVKPNPGHDALVRWEEHLGDRFLLATQNVDGLHTKAGSQRVVDMHGNLFRTKCADCRREPFADTTVHASGTVPRCDSCGGRLRPDIVWFGEMLDPDHLARIGEFITRKDGTRLVFLAAGTSGAVWPAAGIVDEVRSVRGDTWLVNYESAANTERFHHFVQGMSGQVLPTLAKLA
- a CDS encoding pseudouridine-5'-phosphate glycosidase yields the protein MDFRYSDEVRRAKDSGQPLVALETSVVAQGLPYPDNLAAARACEEAIRRAGAVPAPIALVDGEVWIGLEDAALRRLAEGKEKLLKVGSRDLAVAVATRASGGTTVSATCELAAAAGIRVFSTGGIGGVHRGASEHWDISQDIAALSRYPVAVVCAGAKSVLDLPKTMELLETAGVPVIGVGTNELPSFYSRESGLSLEHRADDAETAARIAHARFETLGQGGVLYTVPPPAEAALPRNDVELHIASALADAERQGVRGKAVTPFLLGEMARRTGGKSLKTNLALLENNARFAGALAVAYARLAKR
- a CDS encoding FHA domain-containing protein, which gives rise to MPALLLLTGPSAGRRYEVVSQLTLGRSPSCDIPLEDDQVSRRHAQLFLDTVAGQVRLRDLGSTNGTLLNGQRLALQEEAVLRPGDRMRVGATIAVYEPPPVSIVDEPSGVVAPGPEHVPIEEVLPHVGAAAAMYSAGTALLGATSEAMVLRRLSEETAHALNADRAAALLSGPEGLRTAAVSGAASVEVPRALVQAALERKELGRTDTALCSPLVASGGMPFGVLYVEREESPFTEGEGQLLASLGRLGGEAYTAVRSRGEAEAAETPWVTPLGTSRVFRGVLEEARRAAGSAAPVVLYGEPGTGKALLAHFLHGKSPRALGPWVTVECRQPLEAVEVALFGRAGSPGQPPVTSAVLRADAGTLLLRHVEALPRQAAERLARMLARRAAPARQGGEEPVDVRIVATSASPVSRLASRGEFDAALARGLTGFEMEVPPLRERRADVPVLLEHFVLRGARQGGREAPVLGPEARRLLAEYPWPQNVRELELVAERLGRVYAAGHVGIPQLPPEVREGVVGHAPRTLQEQVARLERDAIAEALRESGWKKVRAAELLGISRPTLDRKMEEYGLTLERGTRG
- a CDS encoding poly(A) polymerase, with protein sequence MSHERFTTSREVYHRIRWDSRLDAREFVIGYDAHRGAMQEMPLEAFVPDGEIPWHRVWYFKRGTLVVWDRKERIDLLGNAGPAEEPAQPPPVAVPGFTPLPAWKYDGRSGAWAQASSAPGPSLPAAATLTVVTFNVLFDLYDAELLATERRTPAALALLRETDADVIALQEVTPAFLRALLAEPWVRERYWLTDGPSAQTVTPYGQVLLSRVPLASVWQRAFSRDKRFITAELRLSGGTAWVATPHLTSNRDASGASARAVQVDALLEWARTLGSTNELDAPDLVVAGDFNFGDGAPEAESFARAGFVDVWSSLRPSEAGETFNPQLNALAALTTVSGRLARLDRVLVASPTGRFAPESVGLFAEAPLAGSPAPSGKPLFVSDHFGLRCVLRRESVSSAADGAARTSTTLVHHTALVLIPPEEVWGPIQALRKKHDAKFQRWMPHITLLYPFVPEEDFETAEAILVDALQGVAPFEVTLSAFGHFEHRANATAWLRPDAQPSGALAALHAKLVAALPECATSAHGGFTPHLSVGQLPLSTDIPRTLAEWQRSWRSLKFHVGELCLIRRKGDTPFEIIRRIPLAQPSRTAPEHEDTALHEVLTSIGATGSPEGHAARTAAVEQLRAHCERIGATLHPYGSYLLGTDGAGSDVDAVAIGPANLPRDDFARALLQELEPGTARYVADASIPLVKLSLGGVSFDLAYASRPEGVPPEEPLMRIEQHGSELDPAGLRAVLGWADTSSLMDAIARDSGRTERFRTLLRAVKAWARARGIYSHALGYLGGLSWTLLAAWTCTRATPEAMRSDVALLAHFFGTFASWPWPQPVTLTAETARYRPEGKRDLLPVIAPALPARNTARNVSRSTFRVLRDELLRARELVAHACAAGTASTWSALFLPLAANELPPVALRLSAEASSAEDREVVAGWILGHVTALVYRLEGDRRLFVRPLHPPQAGGPLLIGLEVREARDAAALSWHPSSPLFAAVEAFRASFQEWTHRPAGAVLQVEWVRGNDSARSATPAP
- a CDS encoding GAF domain-containing protein, which codes for MAEVTLDLRGQPKTEAYAELKAHALAILEGVDDDICAMATMSCLLHNAFGHLWTGFYRVVTPGKLLRVGPYQGTLGCLEIAFGKGVCGTSAARGETVVVPDVHAFPGHITCDGRSASEIVVPVYGRNRELLAVLDIDSEHKNTFDEVDRAALEDLMSWFQRRAA